One window of the Ananas comosus cultivar F153 linkage group 21, ASM154086v1, whole genome shotgun sequence genome contains the following:
- the LOC109726526 gene encoding uncharacterized protein At4g26450 isoform X1: MQSRNRVPVDGARSGSAAALGIASGRISPFGRSRGHVNFAHGNTKPFYPPPPPPHRKFEILMEAGRLAAEYLISKGKLPPSSLPVSWPSNSIPDQVGCRTSALDRLGNSGPADVGPCRRGFNDEYNRVNSRRNGRGRRKFGFYNRNYSDWGRERGRNNGPWMERSGRGYSDSVEDEEEEDVAPGYSRDRRGGNDEVGSSVSGVAGPLKGEEVTGEVIGESDFDDTGSKASSCSARKDPPLEGQGDVNMNKGMDDDDNKVLNSDGTEVKSCESSELEKKDSKEEALDGKALNYEDESVNKHGSGLLKYCGFAKVPTKPRSALAHRNVVVDQGPTEMVLDEAHAENKDQKDSLDCKTSSNSVLASETVEQDDPQNGSTKSNPDNETSIAISETKEGDSNSQHCQMEEGKGVNDLSPSRTFQENNNVRDEEMTESDEQEKAGGPNLFPSAGAEPIDKMEEVKRNNRPTSFKIRDLNLMESPEITEILDDHDLEHQAASGASLESPKQLPVDFGLSVGKNAKDTNGYNRISSDDKVIQVIDLEDDSPVEISACDSSKPNRNDGIYPNMENMLHQDGPRDVIPGIQDGYSLAISDYLGADICPTIQADLQGGIHLHGPEGFPGVDDPFYGGLGDIGFMEVWDQPPQDYEKFF; encoded by the exons ATGCAGTCCAGGAATCGAGTTCCGGTAGACGGAGCAAGGTCAGGATCGGCGGCGGCACTTGGTATAGCATCAGGCCGAATCTCCCCCTTCGGCCGGAGCCGTGGCCATGTCAACTTCGCACATGGCAACACCAAGCCCTTCtatccccctcctcctcctcctcatcggAAGTTTGAGATTCTTATGGAAGCTGGCCGCCTTGCTGCTGAGTACTTAATCTCGAAGGGCAAGCTCCCCCCTAGCTCGCTGCCCGTGAGCTGGCCCAGTAACAGTATTCCCGACCAAGTCGGTTGCCGAACTTCAGCTCTAGATCGGCTTGGGAACTCGGGGCCTGCCGATGTGGGCCCATGTCGGAGAGGATTCAATGATGAGTACAACCGCGTAAATTCAAGAAGAAATGGCAGAGGAAGGCGGAAATTTGGGTTCTACAATCGAAATTATTCGGATTGGGGTAGGGAGAGAGGAAGGAATAATGGGCCGTGGATGGAAAGAAGTGGTAGGGGTTATTCTGATAGTGtggaggacgaagaagaagaagatgttgCTCCCGGGTATAGTAGAGATCGTAGAGGCGGGAACGATGAAGTTGGGAGTAGTGTTTCAGGAGTAGCTGGGCCGTTAAAGGGTGAAGAAGTAACTGGTGAAGTTATAGGAGAATCAGATTTTGATGATACGGGATCAAAGGCTAGCTCTTGTAGTGCTAGGAAAGACCCACCTTTGGAGGGGCAGGGTGATGTTAATATGAACAAAGGGatggatgatgatgataataaagTATTGAACTCGGATGGGACGGAGGTTAAGAGCTGCGAGAGCAGCGAGTTGGAGAAGAAGGATTCAAAAGAGGAAGCTTTGGACGGTAAGGCTCTTAATTATGAAGACGAATCAGTTAATAAACATGGGAGTGGTTTACTTAAATACTGTGGGTTTGCTAAAGTGCCAACTAAGCCACGGTCAGCATTGGCACATAGAAATGTAGTGGTTGATCAAGGTCCGACTGAGATGGTATTAGATGAGGCTCACGCTGAGAATAAAGACCAGAAAGATAGTTTAGATTGCAAAACATCTTCCAATTCTGTTCTTGCAAGTGAGACAGTAGAACAAGATGACCCACAAAATGGATCTACTAAAAGTAACCCAGATAATGAAACATCTATAGCGATTTCCGAAACAAAAGAGGGGGATAGCAATTCACAGCATTGCCAAATGGAAGAAGGTAAAGGGGTGAATGACTTGTCTCCATCAAGAACATTTCAAGAGAACAATAATGTACGAGATGAAGAGATGACCGAGTCAGATGAGCAAGAGAAAGCAGGTGGGCCTAATTTATTTCCTAGTGCCGGAGCTGAACCCATTGATAAGATGGAAGAAGTGAAGCGGAATAATCGGCCCACTTCGTTTAAGATCCGCGATCTTAACCTGATGGAAAGCCCGGAAATTACCGAGATACTTGATGATCATGATTTGGAACATCAAGCTGCTTCTGGCGCTTCTTTGGAATCTCCGAAGCAGCTGCCTGTAGATTTTGGTCTGTCTGTTGGTAAAAATGCCAAGGACACAAATGGCTACAACCGGATCTCAAGTGATGATAAAGTAATTCAAGTAATTGATCTTGAAGATGATTCCCCTGTAGAAATCAGTGCTTGTGATTCTTCAAAGCCTAA CAGGAATGATGGGATATACCCAAATATGGAAAATATGCTGCACCAGGACGGGCCTCGGGATGTGATTCCTGGTATTCAGGATGGCTATAGTCTTGCAATTTCTGATTATCTTGGAGCTGATATTTGCCCAACAATACAAGCAGATCTTCAGGGCGGAATACATCTACATGGTCCAGAG GGGTTTCCTGGTGTGGATGATCCATTTTATGGAGGTCTTGGAGATATAG GTTTTATGGAGGTCTGGGACCAGCCGCCGCAGGATTATGAGAAGTTCTTTTGA
- the LOC109726526 gene encoding uncharacterized protein At4g26450 isoform X2 yields the protein MQSRNRVPVDGARSGSAAALGIASGRISPFGRSRGHVNFAHGNTKPFYPPPPPPHRKFEILMEAGRLAAEYLISKGKLPPSSLPVSWPSNSIPDQVGCRTSALDRLGNSGPADVGPCRRGFNDEYNRVNSRRNGRGRRKFGFYNRNYSDWGRERGRNNGPWMERSGRGYSDSVEDEEEEDVAPGYSRDRRGGNDEVGSSVSGVAGPLKGEEVTGEVIGESDFDDTGSKASSCSARKDPPLEGQGDVNMNKGMDDDDNKVLNSDGTEVKSCESSELEKKDSKEEALDGKALNYEDESVNKHGSGLLKYCGFAKVPTKPRSALAHRNVVVDQGPTEMVLDEAHAENKDQKDSLDCKTSSNSVLASETVEQDDPQNGSTKSNPDNETSIAISETKEGDSNSQHCQMEEGKGVNDLSPSRTFQENNNVRDEEMTESDEQEKAGGPNLFPSAGAEPIDKMEEVKRNNRPTSFKIRDLNLMESPEITEILDDHDLEHQAASGASLESPKQLPVDFGLSVGKNAKDTNGYNRISSDDKVIQVIDLEDDSPVEISACDSSKPKNDGIYPNMENMLHQDGPRDVIPGIQDGYSLAISDYLGADICPTIQADLQGGIHLHGPEGFPGVDDPFYGGLGDIGFMEVWDQPPQDYEKFF from the exons ATGCAGTCCAGGAATCGAGTTCCGGTAGACGGAGCAAGGTCAGGATCGGCGGCGGCACTTGGTATAGCATCAGGCCGAATCTCCCCCTTCGGCCGGAGCCGTGGCCATGTCAACTTCGCACATGGCAACACCAAGCCCTTCtatccccctcctcctcctcctcatcggAAGTTTGAGATTCTTATGGAAGCTGGCCGCCTTGCTGCTGAGTACTTAATCTCGAAGGGCAAGCTCCCCCCTAGCTCGCTGCCCGTGAGCTGGCCCAGTAACAGTATTCCCGACCAAGTCGGTTGCCGAACTTCAGCTCTAGATCGGCTTGGGAACTCGGGGCCTGCCGATGTGGGCCCATGTCGGAGAGGATTCAATGATGAGTACAACCGCGTAAATTCAAGAAGAAATGGCAGAGGAAGGCGGAAATTTGGGTTCTACAATCGAAATTATTCGGATTGGGGTAGGGAGAGAGGAAGGAATAATGGGCCGTGGATGGAAAGAAGTGGTAGGGGTTATTCTGATAGTGtggaggacgaagaagaagaagatgttgCTCCCGGGTATAGTAGAGATCGTAGAGGCGGGAACGATGAAGTTGGGAGTAGTGTTTCAGGAGTAGCTGGGCCGTTAAAGGGTGAAGAAGTAACTGGTGAAGTTATAGGAGAATCAGATTTTGATGATACGGGATCAAAGGCTAGCTCTTGTAGTGCTAGGAAAGACCCACCTTTGGAGGGGCAGGGTGATGTTAATATGAACAAAGGGatggatgatgatgataataaagTATTGAACTCGGATGGGACGGAGGTTAAGAGCTGCGAGAGCAGCGAGTTGGAGAAGAAGGATTCAAAAGAGGAAGCTTTGGACGGTAAGGCTCTTAATTATGAAGACGAATCAGTTAATAAACATGGGAGTGGTTTACTTAAATACTGTGGGTTTGCTAAAGTGCCAACTAAGCCACGGTCAGCATTGGCACATAGAAATGTAGTGGTTGATCAAGGTCCGACTGAGATGGTATTAGATGAGGCTCACGCTGAGAATAAAGACCAGAAAGATAGTTTAGATTGCAAAACATCTTCCAATTCTGTTCTTGCAAGTGAGACAGTAGAACAAGATGACCCACAAAATGGATCTACTAAAAGTAACCCAGATAATGAAACATCTATAGCGATTTCCGAAACAAAAGAGGGGGATAGCAATTCACAGCATTGCCAAATGGAAGAAGGTAAAGGGGTGAATGACTTGTCTCCATCAAGAACATTTCAAGAGAACAATAATGTACGAGATGAAGAGATGACCGAGTCAGATGAGCAAGAGAAAGCAGGTGGGCCTAATTTATTTCCTAGTGCCGGAGCTGAACCCATTGATAAGATGGAAGAAGTGAAGCGGAATAATCGGCCCACTTCGTTTAAGATCCGCGATCTTAACCTGATGGAAAGCCCGGAAATTACCGAGATACTTGATGATCATGATTTGGAACATCAAGCTGCTTCTGGCGCTTCTTTGGAATCTCCGAAGCAGCTGCCTGTAGATTTTGGTCTGTCTGTTGGTAAAAATGCCAAGGACACAAATGGCTACAACCGGATCTCAAGTGATGATAAAGTAATTCAAGTAATTGATCTTGAAGATGATTCCCCTGTAGAAATCAGTGCTTGTGATTCTTCAAAGCCTAA GAATGATGGGATATACCCAAATATGGAAAATATGCTGCACCAGGACGGGCCTCGGGATGTGATTCCTGGTATTCAGGATGGCTATAGTCTTGCAATTTCTGATTATCTTGGAGCTGATATTTGCCCAACAATACAAGCAGATCTTCAGGGCGGAATACATCTACATGGTCCAGAG GGGTTTCCTGGTGTGGATGATCCATTTTATGGAGGTCTTGGAGATATAG GTTTTATGGAGGTCTGGGACCAGCCGCCGCAGGATTATGAGAAGTTCTTTTGA